The proteins below come from a single Megalops cyprinoides isolate fMegCyp1 chromosome 5, fMegCyp1.pri, whole genome shotgun sequence genomic window:
- the LOC118778276 gene encoding 60S ribosomal protein L37-like, producing MTKGTSSFGKRRNKTHTLCRRCGSKAYHLQKSTCGKCGYPSKRKRKYNWSAKAKRRNTTGTGRMRHLKVVYRRFRNGFREGTTPKPKRAAVAASGSS from the exons ATG ACGAAGGGAACATCGTCATTTGGGAAGCGTCGCAACAAGACGCACACGCTGTGTCGTCGCTGTGGCTCCAAGGCTTACCACCTTCAGAAGTCCACCTGCGGGAAGTGTGGATATCCCTCCAAGCGCAAGAGAAagt ACAATTGGAGCGCTAAGGCCAAGAGGCGCAACACCACTGGAACCGGTCGCATGAGGCACCTCAAGGTTGTGTACCGCAGATTCAG aaacgGATTCCGGGAAGGAACAACCCCCAAGCCCAAAAGAGCAGCGGTGGCAGCCTCCGGCTCATCCTAG